A genome region from Clostridium sp. JN-9 includes the following:
- the efp gene encoding elongation factor P, which yields MISAGEIRKGTTFELDGQVFTVVDFLHVKPGKGAAFVRTKLRNVISGGVTDRTFNPTEKLQEAVIERKEMQYLYSDGELYYFMDQETFEQIPLNYEKVENAIKFLKENMNAIIKFYKGEAFSVEAPNFVELLITHTEPGAKGNTTNNVLKPATVETGAVVNVPLFVNEGEMIRIDTRTGEYMERV from the coding sequence ATGATATCAGCAGGAGAGATAAGAAAAGGAACCACATTCGAATTGGATGGACAAGTTTTCACAGTAGTGGATTTTTTACATGTTAAACCTGGAAAAGGAGCAGCATTTGTAAGAACAAAATTAAGAAATGTTATTTCTGGAGGAGTTACAGATAGAACTTTCAATCCAACTGAGAAACTTCAAGAAGCAGTTATTGAAAGAAAAGAAATGCAGTATTTATATTCAGATGGTGAATTATATTACTTCATGGATCAAGAGACTTTTGAACAAATTCCATTAAATTATGAAAAAGTTGAAAATGCAATTAAATTTTTGAAAGAAAATATGAATGCAATAATCAAGTTTTATAAGGGCGAAGCTTTTTCAGTTGAAGCTCCTAACTTTGTAGAGTTACTTATTACCCATACAGAACCTGGAGCAAAGGGAAATACAACAAATAACGTATTAAAGCCAGCTACTGTTGAAACTGGAGCAGTTGTGAATGTTCCTTTATTTGTTAATGAAGGAGAAATGATCAGAATTGACACCAGAACTGGTGAATACATGGAAAGAGTTTAA
- a CDS encoding CD1247 N-terminal domain-containing protein has translation MYYVFAKDIKKEVNLMSSLKNRVSYLQGLMEGMEIDTSAKEGKILSEIAAILNEVSEEIDILHEDNADLEEYVDNIDEDLADVEELLYDEDYDDINDEDDDFIEIKCSNCGETVYIDENILNNEKDITCPNCHNTINFKDSNCCSDK, from the coding sequence GTGTATTATGTTTTTGCAAAGGATATAAAAAAGGAAGTGAATTTAATGAGCTCTTTAAAAAACAGAGTATCATACCTGCAGGGCTTGATGGAAGGTATGGAAATAGACACCTCAGCTAAAGAAGGCAAAATATTATCTGAAATAGCTGCTATTCTTAACGAAGTTTCCGAGGAAATAGATATTTTACATGAAGATAATGCAGACCTGGAAGAATATGTTGATAATATTGATGAAGATTTAGCTGATGTAGAAGAACTATTATATGATGAGGATTATGATGACATAAATGATGAAGACGATGACTTCATAGAAATAAAATGCAGTAATTGCGGAGAAACAGTATATATAGATGAAAATATACTGAATAATGAAAAAGACATTACTTGTCCTAATTGTCATAATACCATTAATTTTAAAGACAGTAATTGCTGCAGCGATAAATAA
- the spoIIIAA gene encoding stage III sporulation protein AA, which yields MNTKDIFSILPQNIKTILSSITNLNDLQEIRIRAERPLMVEVDNKEIEFRYCPSIADLRSIVQRMSNYSIYAFEEEIKQGYLTINGGHRIGLCGTCIMEHGKVKTIKNIASINIRVCKAVTGCSSNIIPYIQSQGNIINSIIISPPKCGKTTLIRDITRLISNGYNNLKGKKVCVIDERSEIGACYNGIPQLDIGRRTDVLDGCLKSYGIMMAVRSMAPDVIVCDEIGTYKDVESILMALNCGVNLIATIHGYGIEDLFDRAVFKELIDNKVFQRAIVLSCLKGAGTVEYIYDFTKMQFLWRRQI from the coding sequence ATGAACACAAAAGATATTTTCAGCATACTGCCGCAAAATATAAAGACAATACTTAGTTCTATAACAAATTTAAATGACCTTCAGGAAATTAGAATAAGAGCTGAAAGACCATTAATGGTTGAGGTAGATAATAAAGAGATAGAATTTCGTTATTGTCCAAGCATTGCAGATCTTAGAAGCATAGTGCAGAGAATGAGTAATTATTCTATATATGCCTTTGAGGAGGAAATTAAGCAGGGATACTTAACTATAAACGGGGGACATAGAATTGGATTATGTGGGACATGCATCATGGAACATGGAAAAGTTAAAACCATAAAAAATATTGCTTCCATAAACATAAGGGTATGCAAAGCTGTTACCGGATGTTCCAGTAATATAATTCCATATATACAATCCCAGGGGAACATTATTAATTCAATTATAATATCACCGCCTAAGTGTGGGAAAACCACATTAATCAGGGATATAACCAGATTAATCTCCAATGGATATAACAATTTAAAAGGTAAAAAAGTATGTGTTATTGATGAAAGAAGTGAGATAGGTGCCTGTTATAATGGCATACCTCAGCTTGATATTGGAAGAAGAACAGATGTACTTGATGGATGTCTTAAAAGTTATGGAATTATGATGGCTGTAAGGAGTATGGCACCTGATGTAATTGTGTGTGATGAAATTGGAACTTATAAAGATGTGGAAAGTATATTAATGGCACTAAACTGCGGAGTAAATCTTATTGCTACCATCCATGGCTACGGCATAGAGGATTTATTTGACAGAGCTGTTTTCAAAGAACTTATAGATAACAAAGTGTTTCAAAGGGCTATTGTATTAAGCTGCTTAAAAGGAGCGGGAACTGTGGAATATATTTATGATTTCACAAAAATGCAGTTCCTTTGGAGGAGACAAATATGA
- the spoIIIAB gene encoding stage III sporulation protein SpoIIIAB, producing the protein MIIKIILSFVIIGLSTAAGFFYSEVFKNRTDQLNELARSINQFQNELIYTHTALPEILSNISKKSKYPISCIFEDIASILYTNEADNVYSAFEKAFAENMKSLSINEDDINIMLDMAKTIGESDIDGHKRIFQLTLNNLKKQIEKSEEIANKNIKMYRYLGFTIGSTVVIMLI; encoded by the coding sequence ATGATTATTAAAATAATATTAAGCTTTGTAATAATAGGTTTATCAACTGCTGCAGGATTTTTTTACAGTGAGGTTTTTAAAAATAGGACAGATCAATTAAATGAATTAGCAAGATCAATAAATCAGTTTCAGAATGAATTAATATATACCCATACTGCACTGCCGGAGATACTTTCAAATATATCAAAAAAAAGCAAATATCCTATTAGCTGCATTTTTGAAGATATAGCTTCTATTTTATATACAAATGAAGCTGATAATGTATATTCAGCTTTTGAAAAGGCATTTGCCGAAAACATGAAAAGTCTCAGCATTAATGAAGATGACATAAATATAATGCTGGACATGGCAAAGACCATTGGAGAAAGTGACATAGACGGTCATAAAAGGATTTTCCAACTCACACTGAATAACTTAAAAAAACAAATTGAAAAATCTGAAGAAATTGCAAATAAAAATATAAAAATGTATAGATATCTTGGCTTTACTATAGGGTCAACTGTGGTAATTATGCTTATTTAA
- the spoIIIAC gene encoding stage III sporulation protein AC has protein sequence MLDISMIFKIGAVSILIIILDKILKTSGKDDYALVTDLTGIVIILLMVINLIYKLFSAVKTLFQL, from the coding sequence ATGCTTGATATATCTATGATTTTCAAAATTGGAGCTGTGAGTATATTAATTATTATTTTAGATAAAATTTTAAAAACCAGCGGTAAGGATGATTATGCATTGGTTACTGATTTAACAGGAATTGTAATTATACTCCTTATGGTAATTAATCTTATATATAAACTATTTAGTGCAGTTAAAACCTTATTTCAGCTTTAG
- the spoIIIAD gene encoding stage III sporulation protein AD, translated as MEIIKIAAFAFLSLFIIMIFKDQRNDLAVQISIVAGAMIFIFMLTKITVILEFIQKLAIDANIDAVYLTTVFKILGIAYLATFSSEICRDAGENSLASKVEFSGKILILVLAIPILMAVLQSILKIM; from the coding sequence ATGGAAATAATAAAGATTGCAGCTTTTGCTTTTTTGTCTTTATTTATAATTATGATATTTAAAGACCAGAGAAATGACTTAGCTGTTCAGATCAGTATTGTAGCTGGTGCAATGATATTCATATTTATGCTTACTAAAATCACAGTGATTTTGGAGTTTATTCAAAAGTTAGCTATTGATGCCAATATAGATGCTGTGTATTTAACAACGGTTTTTAAAATACTGGGCATAGCATATCTGGCCACTTTTTCAAGTGAGATCTGCAGAGATGCCGGAGAAAACAGCCTTGCCTCAAAAGTGGAGTTTTCAGGAAAGATATTAATATTGGTACTGGCAATTCCTATTTTGATGGCTGTGCTTCAATCAATCCTAAAGATAATGTAG
- the spoIIIAE gene encoding stage III sporulation protein AE — protein MKNYKLFIFIITFFICLAAPVNVQAVEPNNNTSNKDTESVENLYDYMTNIKNQYEVLKDLDARTFVKDYIKSGDGKFSLSKAFKALIAYSFRELSSSLKLMATLISIAVICALLNNLQKAFSNESLSNIAYFACYGLIIILMAKSFYMGVNIASETINKMVDFMTALIPVLLMLVASVGGITEAAVMDPIIIGAINIGARIFVDFIIPLILLSFVLQFVNNLSDEYKISNLTKLLNQIALWCQGIIMTVFIGIITIRGITSKTLDAVTAKTAKYAVDNFIPVVGKCLSDAISTVAGYSLLLKNALSTVGLIILLFIVIYPIIKIVVLALVYKLTAALIEPISDSRLVKTINSAGDSLILIMSCLISVSVMFFIMISIIATAGKVLIG, from the coding sequence ATGAAAAATTATAAACTATTTATTTTTATAATTACTTTTTTTATATGTTTAGCAGCCCCTGTTAATGTACAAGCCGTAGAACCAAATAATAATACCAGTAATAAAGATACAGAATCTGTAGAAAACTTGTATGACTATATGACAAATATAAAAAATCAGTATGAAGTGCTAAAGGACCTAGATGCCAGGACATTTGTAAAAGACTACATAAAATCCGGTGACGGAAAATTCTCTTTGTCAAAAGCATTTAAGGCACTTATAGCATATTCGTTTAGGGAACTATCTTCTTCATTAAAGCTAATGGCTACATTGATATCAATAGCTGTTATATGTGCATTGCTAAATAACCTTCAAAAGGCTTTTAGTAATGAAAGTTTATCAAACATAGCTTATTTTGCATGTTATGGACTAATTATAATACTCATGGCAAAGAGCTTTTACATGGGTGTAAATATAGCCAGTGAAACAATAAATAAAATGGTGGACTTTATGACAGCCCTGATTCCTGTATTATTAATGCTTGTTGCTTCTGTAGGAGGAATAACTGAAGCAGCAGTTATGGATCCCATAATAATTGGTGCCATAAATATAGGCGCAAGGATCTTCGTAGATTTTATTATACCTCTTATTTTATTGAGTTTTGTATTGCAGTTTGTAAATAACCTGTCAGATGAATATAAAATAAGTAATTTAACAAAGTTATTAAATCAGATTGCACTATGGTGCCAGGGAATTATAATGACAGTATTTATTGGCATAATCACCATAAGGGGAATAACTTCTAAAACATTAGATGCTGTAACTGCCAAAACTGCAAAGTATGCAGTGGATAATTTTATCCCTGTAGTTGGGAAATGTCTTTCAGATGCAATTTCCACTGTGGCAGGATACTCACTTTTGCTAAAAAATGCTCTCAGTACAGTAGGATTAATTATTTTATTATTTATAGTTATTTATCCAATAATAAAAATTGTTGTTTTAGCATTGGTTTATAAACTCACAGCTGCCTTAATTGAACCCATAAGTGACAGCAGACTGGTTAAAACCATAAATTCTGCAGGTGATTCACTTATTTTGATTATGTCCTGTCTAATCTCTGTGTCAGTAATGTTTTTTATTATGATTTCAATTATTGCCACTGCAGGGAAAGTACTTATTGGATAA
- the spoIIIAF gene encoding stage III sporulation protein AF, translating to MMQQLKDWVINICIVVFFVTAVEMILPDNKMKKYAKLVLGLIIISVLMKPIIKIFDKNYNIDAYASRAAETLSKGNYSEDFTKYEKSNISSTIENFNSNLKTLCEKTLKEKMPQYSYDVQAKTDYNKENNKFEIKEIKVAVQDGKVQKIKKIVINDASKYVNTDKGNVSEETANLIKKYLSEELKVPASIIKVYKP from the coding sequence ATGATGCAGCAACTAAAGGACTGGGTAATCAACATATGTATAGTGGTATTTTTTGTTACTGCTGTAGAGATGATTCTTCCAGATAATAAAATGAAAAAATATGCCAAACTTGTTCTGGGGCTCATAATTATTTCAGTGCTTATGAAGCCAATAATAAAGATCTTTGATAAAAATTACAATATTGATGCTTATGCCAGCAGGGCCGCAGAAACATTGAGCAAAGGAAACTATAGCGAAGATTTTACTAAATATGAGAAGTCAAATATAAGCAGTACTATAGAGAACTTTAACAGTAATTTAAAAACACTATGTGAAAAAACTCTAAAAGAAAAAATGCCTCAGTATAGTTATGATGTTCAGGCAAAAACTGATTATAATAAGGAAAATAATAAATTTGAAATAAAGGAAATTAAGGTAGCAGTTCAAGATGGAAAGGTACAAAAGATTAAAAAAATAGTAATAAATGATGCCAGTAAATATGTGAACACTGATAAAGGAAATGTTAGTGAAGAAACTGCAAATTTGATTAAAAAGTATTTAAGCGAAGAGTTAAAGGTTCCAGCCTCAATAATTAAAGTATATAAACCTTAA
- the spoIIIAG gene encoding stage III sporulation protein AG: MNINKLMKDFAEKLRKGSPKETASNIVILVLIAVLIFIVFSFFSSNGSKTTANSNLNSTEQKNNASTVQSGSSTEYEKQLNSELKGILEQIQGVGRVSVMIYFDGGEEQIPALNTNNSTTSTTESDNEGGKRQNTQKNDGTTVVITNDGSKSEPLIIKTNKPKITGVCVVAEGAENKVTALSISKAVVNLFEIPDNKVTVYPMKK, encoded by the coding sequence ATGAATATAAACAAATTAATGAAAGATTTTGCGGAAAAGCTCCGTAAAGGAAGTCCCAAGGAAACAGCTTCCAATATTGTAATACTAGTTTTAATTGCAGTTCTTATTTTTATAGTTTTTTCTTTTTTTAGCAGTAATGGATCTAAAACAACTGCAAATTCAAATTTAAACAGTACTGAACAGAAGAATAATGCCAGTACAGTTCAGTCAGGCAGCAGCACAGAATATGAAAAACAGCTTAATTCAGAGCTTAAAGGCATTCTGGAACAAATTCAGGGGGTAGGCAGGGTAAGTGTAATGATTTATTTTGACGGTGGAGAAGAGCAAATACCTGCATTAAACACTAATAATTCAACTACCTCCACAACTGAAAGCGATAATGAAGGGGGGAAGAGGCAGAATACACAAAAAAACGATGGAACCACAGTGGTAATCACAAATGATGGAAGTAAGTCTGAACCATTGATAATAAAAACAAATAAGCCTAAGATAACTGGAGTTTGTGTTGTTGCTGAAGGTGCAGAAAATAAAGTTACAGCTTTAAGTATATCCAAAGCTGTAGTAAATCTATTTGAAATTCCGGATAACAAAGTTACTGTTTATCCTATGAAAAAATAG
- a CDS encoding SpoIIIAH-like family protein codes for MNKKQAVIIVALLALIVCAGVLATRLNSPLYVNGTDSTVSFNTKKTNNNTKTDFFAETKLSRDQQNNQTLQTLKALIDDNNVSKENKADAEKKYTKLALDTNNEQKVETALKAKGYEEAICQINEDKVTLIIKGKDKLTDKETREIKNEVVKITKLSNVDIECKQ; via the coding sequence ATGAATAAAAAACAGGCAGTTATAATTGTTGCGTTACTGGCTTTAATAGTATGTGCAGGAGTGCTGGCTACCAGGCTTAACAGCCCTTTATATGTAAACGGCACAGACAGTACTGTTTCTTTTAATACCAAGAAAACAAATAACAATACTAAAACGGATTTCTTTGCTGAAACAAAGCTTTCAAGAGATCAGCAGAACAATCAGACATTGCAGACCCTGAAGGCACTAATTGACGATAATAATGTATCAAAAGAAAACAAGGCTGATGCAGAAAAAAAGTATACTAAGCTTGCTTTAGACACAAATAATGAACAAAAGGTTGAAACAGCTTTAAAGGCAAAAGGTTATGAAGAGGCAATATGTCAGATAAATGAAGATAAGGTTACTTTAATTATTAAGGGAAAGGATAAATTAACTGATAAAGAAACAAGGGAAATCAAAAATGAAGTTGTAAAAATAACAAAGTTAAGCAACGTTGACATAGAATGCAAACAATAA
- a CDS encoding Asp23/Gls24 family envelope stress response protein, which yields MEEDIKNEIDMGIVKISDEVVGVIAGLATTEIKGIVGMSASLAGGITQILSGKKNLSKGVKVSVGENSASIDLYVVVEYGVKIPEVAAAVQENVKKAVESMTGLTVSTINIHVQNVLIPKLEDSIEVDEEE from the coding sequence ATGGAAGAAGATATTAAAAACGAAATAGATATGGGTATTGTGAAAATTTCTGATGAGGTAGTTGGGGTTATTGCTGGATTAGCAACTACTGAAATCAAAGGAATTGTTGGAATGAGTGCCAGCCTTGCAGGTGGAATAACACAAATATTATCTGGAAAAAAGAATTTATCCAAAGGGGTAAAGGTAAGTGTTGGAGAGAACAGCGCTTCAATAGACTTATATGTTGTTGTTGAATATGGTGTTAAAATCCCTGAGGTAGCTGCAGCTGTACAGGAAAATGTTAAAAAAGCAGTTGAATCCATGACAGGCTTAACTGTATCAACTATTAACATACATGTACAGAATGTTTTAATTCCAAAGTTAGAAGATAGTATTGAAGTAGACGAAGAGGAATAA
- the nusB gene encoding transcription antitermination factor NusB codes for MNRKKSRETAMKLLFQMTSNKEELKDVITDFKENHDKSNIDSGSLTGENPEQDVENINIDEIDLVYITKLLKGIEENIDELDSEISKYLKNWKLNRLNKVDLCILRIGAYELLFSTDVPSAVCINEAVEMGKKYSDEKSASFINGLLDNLLKNSVK; via the coding sequence ATGAATAGAAAAAAATCCAGAGAAACAGCTATGAAACTCTTGTTTCAGATGACATCCAATAAGGAAGAACTTAAGGATGTAATTACAGATTTTAAGGAAAATCATGATAAAAGCAATATAGATTCAGGCAGCTTAACAGGCGAAAATCCGGAGCAGGATGTAGAAAATATTAATATAGATGAAATTGATTTAGTTTACATAACAAAATTATTAAAGGGTATTGAAGAAAATATAGATGAGCTGGACTCTGAAATAAGTAAATACTTAAAAAACTGGAAACTAAACAGGCTTAACAAGGTTGATTTGTGTATTTTAAGAATTGGGGCATATGAACTTTTATTCAGTACAGATGTTCCAAGTGCTGTATGCATTAATGAAGCCGTTGAAATGGGGAAAAAATATTCTGATGAAAAATCAGCTTCATTTATCAATGGATTGTTAGACAATCTTTTAAAAAACTCTGTAAAATAG
- the xseA gene encoding exodeoxyribonuclease VII large subunit codes for MFIKTLTVSALNNYIKKIMDNDFILGNLSIKGEISNFKLHSSGHLYFSLKDDGGKINCIMFRNNAEKLKFMPKDGDKVIVKGRVSVYQKDGAYQLYCEEINIEGLGELYVEFEKMKAKLESQGLFDIEHKKPIPGYAEKVGVITSPTGAAIRDIINVSKRRNPHVELIIYPALVQGDNAAPDIIKGISELNKYNDIDVIILARGGGSIEELWCFNEENVAKAIFNSKIPIITGVGHETDFTIADFVSDRRAPTPSAAAEIAVFNLSELNNKIINYKNAIETAFYNKIENRRSKVHVMRKSLELNSPANFIINEYTHIDSSKSLLEFKINNKIKMNKEKLGRLNSLLSAHNPLNVLDKGYAVIEDLKDNTVSEVKVLEELNEFKVILKDGNINIKKSQK; via the coding sequence ATGTTTATTAAAACATTAACAGTTTCAGCTCTGAATAATTATATAAAAAAAATAATGGATAATGATTTTATATTAGGAAACCTTAGCATAAAAGGAGAAATTTCTAATTTTAAATTACATAGCAGCGGTCATTTGTATTTTTCACTAAAAGATGATGGCGGCAAAATAAATTGTATTATGTTTAGAAATAATGCTGAAAAACTGAAGTTTATGCCAAAGGACGGAGATAAGGTTATAGTAAAAGGAAGGGTTTCAGTTTATCAAAAGGATGGAGCATATCAGCTTTACTGTGAGGAAATTAACATTGAAGGCCTTGGAGAATTGTATGTGGAATTTGAAAAAATGAAGGCTAAGTTAGAAAGCCAGGGATTATTTGATATAGAGCATAAAAAGCCTATCCCAGGATATGCAGAAAAAGTAGGAGTAATCACTTCTCCAACTGGCGCCGCAATCAGGGATATAATCAATGTTTCAAAGAGAAGGAACCCTCATGTAGAATTAATTATTTATCCAGCTCTAGTGCAAGGAGACAACGCAGCACCTGATATTATTAAGGGAATTTCAGAATTAAACAAATATAATGATATTGACGTTATAATTTTAGCCAGAGGGGGAGGTTCCATTGAGGAATTGTGGTGTTTCAATGAAGAAAATGTGGCAAAAGCAATATTTAATTCAAAAATACCAATTATAACCGGAGTTGGTCATGAAACAGATTTTACTATTGCTGATTTTGTTTCTGACAGAAGGGCCCCTACACCATCTGCTGCAGCTGAAATTGCAGTATTTAATTTATCGGAATTAAATAATAAGATAATTAACTATAAAAATGCTATTGAAACTGCATTTTACAATAAGATAGAAAACAGGCGAAGCAAAGTGCATGTTATGAGGAAAAGTCTTGAGCTGAATAGTCCTGCAAATTTTATAATTAATGAGTATACACATATAGACAGCAGTAAAAGTTTACTGGAATTTAAAATAAATAATAAAATTAAAATGAATAAGGAAAAGCTTGGCAGGTTAAATTCTCTTTTATCAGCTCACAATCCTCTAAATGTTTTAGATAAAGGGTATGCTGTAATTGAAGACTTAAAAGACAACACTGTTTCAGAAGTTAAAGTTTTAGAAGAGTTAAATGAATTTAAAGTTATTTTAAAGGATGGAAATATAAATATAAAGAAGTCTCAAAAATAG
- a CDS encoding exodeoxyribonuclease VII small subunit has protein sequence MPKKVESYEEMMKRLESIVNKMDGSELSLSEAMKNYEEGIKLCNLLYKTLNEAEEKIKILTDQGEQNFTSEK, from the coding sequence ATGCCTAAGAAAGTTGAAAGTTACGAAGAAATGATGAAAAGACTTGAAAGCATAGTAAATAAAATGGATGGTTCTGAATTATCTCTTAGTGAAGCAATGAAAAATTATGAAGAAGGAATAAAATTGTGTAATTTACTTTATAAAACTTTAAATGAAGCTGAAGAAAAAATAAAGATTTTAACTGATCAGGGTGAACAGAATTTTACCTCAGAAAAATAA
- a CDS encoding polyprenyl synthetase family protein, whose translation MNKDNCSTIELLKNEIDEWCRIYFINKGSYDSILFKAMNYSLNAGGKRIRPMLLLLGYMLYKKDYHTVIDAAGALEMIQTYSLIHDDLPCMDNDDLRRGKPTNHKVYGEALALLAGDGLLNEAMNILFNLSSKIGPDCVKAASIISNASGPSGMIGGQVVDILAENKTIDIEELTYMHKKKTGALIKASIVAGSVLGGASEEDLNILGLYGESLGLAFQIKDDILDVTGESSKLGKDTKADESNNKTTFVSVYGIDECKEMCEKLSYKCIEYLSMIKRDTSILKDLTIKLLNRVS comes from the coding sequence ATGAATAAAGATAATTGCAGTACTATTGAATTATTGAAAAACGAAATTGATGAATGGTGCAGAATATATTTTATTAATAAGGGCAGTTATGACAGTATTTTATTTAAGGCTATGAATTACAGCTTAAATGCAGGAGGCAAGAGAATAAGGCCGATGCTGTTATTATTAGGGTATATGTTATATAAAAAGGACTATCATACTGTAATTGATGCTGCTGGTGCACTGGAAATGATTCAAACATATTCCCTTATACATGACGATCTGCCATGTATGGATAATGATGACTTAAGAAGAGGTAAGCCTACTAACCACAAAGTATATGGAGAAGCTTTAGCTTTGCTTGCTGGTGACGGGCTTCTAAACGAGGCAATGAATATATTATTTAATTTAAGTTCTAAAATTGGACCTGACTGTGTAAAAGCTGCTTCTATAATAAGTAATGCATCTGGACCAAGCGGTATGATTGGAGGTCAGGTGGTAGATATTCTGGCAGAAAATAAAACCATTGATATTGAAGAGCTTACATATATGCATAAAAAGAAAACAGGAGCACTAATAAAAGCTTCTATTGTTGCCGGATCTGTATTAGGAGGAGCAAGTGAAGAAGATTTGAATATACTTGGATTATATGGAGAAAGCCTTGGACTGGCATTTCAAATTAAGGATGATATTTTAGATGTGACAGGAGAAAGCTCAAAATTGGGAAAAGATACAAAAGCTGATGAATCTAACAATAAAACTACATTTGTATCAGTGTATGGTATTGATGAGTGTAAAGAAATGTGTGAAAAGTTATCCTATAAGTGCATTGAATACCTTAGCATGATTAAAAGAGATACCAGTATCCTTAAGGACTTAACTATTAAACTGTTAAACAGAGTCAGCTAA